From the Candidatus Hydrogenedentota bacterium genome, one window contains:
- the rhaM gene encoding L-rhamnose mutarotase produces MIVNAFTMKLKEGNKEEYQRRHDALWPELSAALRASGILFYSIFLEEATGTLFAFQQLTEDNTTDSLASLPIMQKWWASMKDLMETNPDNSPVAVPLQEVFRLEA; encoded by the coding sequence ATGATTGTCAATGCCTTTACCATGAAGCTTAAAGAGGGTAACAAGGAAGAATATCAGCGGCGACACGATGCGCTCTGGCCAGAATTGTCGGCGGCGCTGCGTGCTTCGGGCATCCTCTTCTATTCTATTTTTCTTGAAGAGGCAACAGGGACGCTCTTCGCCTTTCAACAGCTGACCGAGGACAACACAACGGATTCTTTGGCGTCCCTCCCGATCATGCAAAAATGGTGGGCGTCTATGAAAGATCTGATGGAAACGAATCCGGACAATTCACCGGTCGCTGTGCCTCTGCAAGAAGTCTTTAGGCTTGAGGCGTGA